The following nucleotide sequence is from Cryptococcus neoformans var. grubii H99 chromosome 5, complete sequence.
TGTCAGCTTGGTATATACTGAGAGAGGCATAAAAACATACCCATCGAATCAGGATGTCCCCGAGGACCTTAGGGCTGGATGGATTTGTCCCTATCTCCCTCAGTTTCTGCACCCATTGTCAGCGGTCTTTCGGTAATAGCCAGGTTGTATCTAGGACTGACCTGCCCAAACCCCCTATTCGCCCGATACACAGCCTCCACAGATCTAAACATGGAATCTAACTTAGCTGGCGGAAAGTCTTTTTTAGACCATGCACCTGCAGCTCGCTACGACGCAGAAACTGTGAGCCGAGTAAATCATTAAGAGTACAAGGCAAGACCAAGCAACTCACCCGAATGATGAGACCTAATTGCTCCGCATAGAGCTTTTCACTTTCCATCAAATCCACAAGAGGGTTTCTCCTTTGCGCCTCTTGCTCCTCTATCATCGCACCTGAGCCAGATGATCCCGAGGCTGAAGAGACTGATATCCGTGGATCGGGCATGGACATTGAGCCCACCACCGGCAAACCAACATTAAAAGAAGCTACGTGGGCCTGGGGCCACGGTTCTTGCTCGACAGATGGGGAGTATGCGGGGGAAGTGGTGGCCGATCCCGAGCGAGGGGATAGGAATTGACTAGGAATAGGAGCAGGAAAGAAGTTGTGCAATGGACCTGGGACAGTGTGGTACGGCGCTGCCATGAGAAAGTGTGATTTGTTAATGCGGTGCTACAATACGTCTTGCTGTAATGGATGCTTGATAATTAGAGATGTGTGTACATTTGAATAGCAGGTTGCGTCTTGCGTTGAGGCCGTAGGAAAGACAACAAAAAGTTGAAATAAGCGGGAAGCGGAATAGGGTGGAAGAGTGCGTGGGTGGGGGATTGGCGGACTTTGCGCGTATCTGGCAGTCTTTCGATCTTTTGGGGAATATATGAGCGGAGCAGGCGGGCAAAGATGTATGGAGTGTATGGCAAGAGATAAACAAGGGGAAAGGATAAGGACAGCCGTTACAGGAGGGCTATGGCCCTTCCATCGTACGCGGCCGCCGTAAATAAACAGCCTGTTGTGCTAAGCTCGACAGACGGACATTGGTCTGTCTCCGACGAGGCTTGTTGCAATCTGGAACTTTTGGCCTCTTTCGAGCTTTTTCAAACGATCATTTATTTATTCGTACGGAGATATAAGACTTAATTAACATCTTACTGGATGATACTACAGCAGAATCCAGAGCCTTTCTTTATTAGGGGATGGAAAACAGATACTTTAAATAGTCCAATTTCATACACAAATGGTCACAAAAGCTGTTCATCTCAAATCTGATCCCATTTTAGCTACATACCCGCGTTTGTAGAAAGGAGCTGCACTGCGCCATCTGCATACGTAGTTATAATTGTACCTTATATGGTACTCATCTTACTTCAACAGTAGGGTTATCCTTCCATTCAATATCATTTTCGAAATATGATAGTGTCCCTTCCAGTATTCTTTATATTCTTATTGGAATGGTTCTTTCTGATGCGTGGATAATGAAGTCTAAGAAGAGTAATTCTAATGGGTGCTCGACGACTGGCTATCAAGCAGCCAATTCGTGGTTTTGGTTTTATCTGGCATTGTTTCCAGGCACCAGCTCATTATTGTTCATACCTCCGGTGTGATTGATCAACTGCTGATAATGTCTTGAGTGGAGCTGTCCCAACTCCGACCCAAAAATCTGCCATTCGGTAAATTCCGCAATTTTGGCCCAGACCCGCCAAAACAATCATTCCTAATAATGCGGCGCCTCGTGGCCAAAATACTTTGACAATTGGAGCAAAATAATTTTAATAATATATAATTAAAAAGGGGAACGGTTCCCGCGGGCCTTCTTGTCCTCGGCCAACGAAGCCGCCTTCTTATTTATATATAGGTTAGTGGTTAGGCTCGATACATGCACAAGCCCCACAACGGACATTGGTCAGGGTATAGAAGGCATAGTAGACAACAAACCTGCCAAATTTGTTCCTAAATAAGGGACCATTTAAAGAATGCCCTTCCACTCCACTTTTCTCCATTAGCGCTACGGCCCGCCTAATATCTGCCCAGCCCAAGCCACCAGCAAATCGAGCGTCGGTCGAAATACCAAATAATGATCTTAGTCGGCTCGATTGGCATGATCGATGGCAGTTACCGCACTGCAGGTTACCTCtcaaccttccttcccaccattttcctttcttcctacTTTCATTGATCTTTGACCACTTATTTCCCCCATTGACCGTGACTCTGCTTTTGAAGTTTTTGAACGCCCCGCTTTACCATCCTGGCGCAGCACGCACTCCCTTTCGGAAATGCTGCCATCAAGCCAACAAACGACCGTTGCCGGTCCCTTGCCCGCCACCCCTGACCAGTTGTCGCTGCGTCGCCgtcatccttcatccaagCAGGGCACGCCCCGTAACCTTGATAGCCCATCAAGGTGCaagccttctccttccgaGCCTGCTCGACGGGGAAAGCCCACGTTTTTCTCTTCAATGCATTTCTCTCAAGCACTTCCCCAACCGATTCCTTCGATGATTCCGGATGAGCCTCGATCTGAACTTCAGCGAAGTCAGCGTAGGTCCAAAGTTGAAGCACTCACAAAAATCGATCGTACTGGTACACCCATTCAATCTGCCGCTGGGCCTGCTGCAACGTCATTCGTACCCCACACAATTCAAAAGtcaacctcttcaccatctGCTCCGCATTACTTGCGGAACCCACTCCATCGTCCGAAAGTCTTCAATCAGCCCTTCTCCATCGATAGTGTGCGCACAAAGGCTCCGcgccatcctcatccccgTACCGAGCCAAGGCTTTTTGGATTAGAAGATTGTCCTACATTTTATCCCACTCCTGAACAGTTCAAAGACCCTATGGCTTACATCGATTCAATCGCCCAGCAAGGTAAAAAGTATGGAATGTGCAAAGTTGTGCCTCCGGAGGGATGGCACATGCCCTTCCGACTGGAAACAGAAACATTCAGGTTCAAGGCAAGGCTACAGCGACTCAATCAGCTCGAAGCCGCTTCCCGGGCCAAACTCAACTTTCTGGAACAACTTTCCATGTATCATATGCAGCAAGGCGACTCTAAAATCCATATCCCCCTCATAGACCGTCAGCCTCTTGATCTCTGGAAGCTGAGACGGGAAGTTAACAGGTCCGGAGGGAATCTGGAATTGGACAGGACAAAAGGCTGGTCGAAGATTACTGAAACTCTCGGTCACAAGCCGTCCTGGACCCCCCACGTTCGGGCTGCCTACATGAATATCGTTTTGCCCTTTGACAATTGGGCTGTAAGGGCAAAATCAGCATCCGTTTCACCATTGGCCAGACTCAATCCTCGTACTAGTGGCTCACCCTCTAAGCCGCCTCCCCCCTTTGTCAACGATAATTTTTCTGCATCTCCCGTAAAGCAAGGTCGAGGTATCAGCAGAAGGGATATAACTCCATATCACCCAACCCTCAAAATCCGATCGAATGGCATGCCATTTGTGTCCCCTCCTGACAACGGGCGGCCGCTGTCAAAGCGCGCATCAGTCAATTGTGGTAGCGCTTTGGCGGATGCGATTGAGATTGACCAGCCAAGTTCGTTGTCAACAGCTCCATCGGCCACACCAAATACTCCAACGACGTTAAGGATAAACGTGCCTGGGTTTTCGGATCTGGAAGGTAGTGACAGTGAACTGAGTGATGAGGATTCAGCCTTGTCCTCTCCGTCAATTAGGAAAGCACTTTCCGAGGCAGAGTATCAAAAGGGCGAAGTGAGTTTTCATTAACGTCCGCTAGTCACAGTACCAATGATAAATCACAGGTCTGCGAGATATGTAAAGCTGAACACGACGCGGACAAAATTCTCCTTTGTGATGGCTGTGATAGAGGTAATTAATTCCGACATCAAAGCTGAAACTTTCTCACTCCTTTTAATATGCAGGTTTTCACATTTATTGTCTGGATCCCCCTCTGGCATCTGTTCCAACCAATGAGGAGTGGTACTGTACATCGTGCCTTCTTTCACAAGGTGAAGATTTTGGATTCGAAGAAGGTGACGAACATTCTGTTGCAAGCTTCCAAGCCCGTGATGCAGCTTTCTCCTATGCGTGGTGGAACCGTCACGTACAGCACAACTCATCCTGGACATCCATTAATGAAGCTCAGCCTACAGATAATGGCGACAGCGAAAGGATAAAGCCTAGACAACTCGGCAAAGTGACCGTGTCAGAGGATGATGTAGAGCGAGAGTTTTGGAGGCTGACGGAAAGTTCGCTCGACACTGTTGATGTGGAATACGGAGCGGATATCCACTCCACTTCACATGGAAGGTAGTCCTGGTCTTTCACCAAATGCTTAGGTGAAAAGCTGATAATCAAATAGTGCTGGTCCGACCCTCGAAACTCACCCTCTTGATCCATACTCAAGGGATCCTTGGAATCTCAACAATatttccattcttccagaTTCGTGAGCCTTTTACCTCTTCGTTGTCATCACTGATATTAAGCATCAAAAGCTTGCTGCGTTACATCAAGTCCGATATTTCGGGCATGACTGTACCGTGGATTTATATAGGAATGATGTTTTCCACGTTCTGCTGGCACAATGAAGACCATTACACATATAGCATCAACTATAGTATGTTACCATACTCGTTCAAGGCAGGACTAACCAACCTTCAGTGTACTGGGGCGAGACCAAAACCTGGTACGGTATTCCCGGCAGTGATGCTGAGAAGTTTGAAACCGCTATCAAATCAGAAGCGCCTGATCTTTTTGAGCAACAGCCTGGACTTTTGTTCCAACTTATTACAATGATGAATCCGGGTCGACTCAGCGACGCTGGTGTCAAAGTCGTGGCTTGCGATCAAAGGCCGAATGAGTTTGTGATTACATTTCCGAAGGCCTACCACTGTGGTTTCAATCACGGAGTAAGTTTCAAGTGATGAGCGCTTCATTTGAGTGCTGACCGGGAGGGTGCGTAGATCAACATGAACGAGGCTGTCAATTTTGCACTCCCCGATTGGTTGCCCGATGGTAAGGACAGCGTGCGACGATATCGGGAGCACAATAAAGCACCTGTGTTCTCGCACAACGAACTCCTTATTACCATCACCTTGTTTTCGGAGACGATCAGAACCGCCCTTTGGTGAGCATCACCTAGCAACaaatgagaagaagctgatCCATTTATCCGCATTCAGGCTGAAAAACGCACTCATCGAAATGGTCGAAGAGGAGTCAGCACGTCGAGGGGCTCTACGTGCCAAGCACCCTAAACTAGTGGAAGACCTAATCGAGGAGGATTGTCCAGAGGAGCAGTATCAATGCGCCGTTTGCAAGGCGTTTTGTTATCTTGCCCAAGTCACATGTTCGTGTACTAGTCAGGTCTCATGCCTATCCCATGCCGATCAGCTCTGCACTTGTGGGAAGCCTCGTAAGGTTCTAAGAATGAGATATTCAGAAGCCCAACTGGAAGATATCCGCGATGTTGTGGTACATCGAGCAGCCCTGCCAGAGCAATGGCGTCTCAGATTCCTCTCATTGATGGGAAGCCCTAGACCGCAGTTGAAATCTCTGCGAATTCTTGTGTcggagggggagaggatTGCGCACCCCATACCCGACCTTGGACCACTGAAGCGATTCGTGGATGTCGCCACGTCATTAATTCAGCATATTATGGCCGTAACTGCAAGAAAGAGCGGCGGAAGACGAAAAAAGGCAAGCAGAGGGGATGGTAATCGCAAGGGCAAAAGAACTAGGGCCGAAcgggatgatggagaagatgatggtaTTGATCGCGGCCCTGATGTCCTCACAAGCCTCTTAAAGCAAGCTGATCGCCTCGCATTCGATGCCCCTGAGCTTCCGCAGCTCCGACAACTTATGCTCACTATCGAAGATTTCCGTACAGAggcctcttctttgctcGTAACCCCTGAAGATCAACTTGATCGCCAAAGGTGCAAGAACGCCTTGATACTTGGCCAGTCATTTGGTCTTAATTTCCCGGAACTGCCACCTCTAGAACGACTGGTACAACGGCAGGAATGGTTTAGACAGctagaagaagaggttgatgaCGCGAATATGGAGTATGACGATGTTGTCGCGCTCTTGGAGGAGTCATTGGAATGCCAAATCCCTCAGGATCATGTGATGGTCAAGGAGCTCAGAGTtcgagaagggaagggtAAACAATGGTTAGAGTCGGTCGAGAAGTTGCTGGCATCCTCTCAAATCACCATCGATGATATCTCCGCGCTCATTGAGGCAAGACAGCACGTCCCAGTCTCCATTGATATTCTTCGCAAGTTGGAAAGTCTTCGTAAATCTGCCGTTAGCTGGCAAACTTCTGCAAGAAATGTTTTTGCAACCAATCGGTCGTCTGTGGCTGCTTTTAGGCTTTGCAAGAGCATTGCGGCTGCTTCAAAACCACTGAGCAATGTGGTTATCCCAGAGATACGTGAGCTACAAGCCGAGCTCGAACATCATGCCctttggagggaagaggctAGCAAGGTTTTAGGCGTTCCAGTTGCAAGCCTCGTTTCTACCATTGATTACATCCGTAGCGAGTTTGAAAACAGCCTTGCgccagatgatgatgcgcACAACAATCAGAGGGTCTGTTTCTGTCGGTCATCACCAACAGATAACATGATTATGTGCAAAATTTGTCAGCACAGCTACCATCCCCGATGCGTTGATGTGTCTCTCCGTCATGTTCCAGAAGAATTCAAGTGTGCTATGTGCCAACGTTTGCCCAATGACGATGGCCCCTCCCTCGATGCTTTCATTGGTCTAATCTCCACGCAACGTTGGAACTTCCTTATAAGTCCATCGGAATTTGAACCTGCCCAATACATTGCTTCTGCAGCTATCCGCTACGCTCCTCAAGCGTTCCGCCTGGCTGATCCCCTTAATCTTTCCCCCCCTTGCCGGGATTTAGAATTGCTTCGACATACTATCCGCAAGATCTATACCTTGCCACTCGTATTTGACGCACATAACTCTCAGACTAACGAACGCTGCGTGTTCGTAAACTGGCTATTTAGGAGGATGCAAGATGCTGTCAGGATGGAGACGAAAGAGATTCCAATGTTGGCTGTTGGTCTACAGTCCAAGATAGGCCGTAGACCTTCTGTGGCTTTGGCAGCTGAGCAATTTACATTGGTGAACAGTGAAAATGGAACGCCTTCAAGGCGCGCTAGACCTCGTCGAAGAGCGCGTATCATTCTTGCAGAATCACATCCTCACGAGTTTCATTGTCTATGTGGGATGCCATCCGCGGACGAAAATACTAGTGCACAGATTGAGTGTCCCAAATGCGGACAGGGATACCATGCGGGTTGCGTCAAAGTGACGGAGGAGCTTGCAGGGAAGTCTATTTGGGCATGCCCTTGTTGTACAGTTCGCGATGGGAGACATTATCAAAAGGGTGCAGAGGTTCGTGTCCAGCTCAGCTGTAAGTTGTCCACATTATGAGTTCTGGATATATAGTTGATCAATTGAGGGCAGCACATCGCGGAACGGATCAATTTCTTGACTATCGCACCATCATAAACGATTTTGCGGAGCGTTTAATTGTTGTAACGAAACCTATTTCTGCAGGCGCCATTACTCTGGAGTGCATCGACTTCGTGCCTGCACATATTCCGAATGATGTGAAAACagtggaagaaagggaaaactCTCTGAACAGGATtaaaaagagaaaattTGGAGGAGTCAATGGAGTTTTTCGGAATGAGCAGGCAACAAACAACCTTGTCGCCCATGGTTTGAACACAGTGGCAACCAAGGGTTTTATGGGCCCTCCCTCAACAATACTCAATCCGAAACAAACAACTAGCTCTGGAATCAGTGATTCCTCAGTTGCTATGAGTGCACTATCTGACATTCAGACAAAATCCAGCGCTGTGCCACGCACCATTTACACCGCTGCCGAGTCGGATGCTAATACCTCCGTTCCTTGGTTGACACCCACAATCCAAAACCGGTCAACTTTCGACTTGCGTTCTGATTTTGGCCTGGAATCTTGTTCCTCATCGACACCCGTTGCCGTCGGGGCATCTACTACGTCCGTAGTACGGCAAAACGGTGGCACCCCCTCAGCGGCCACTATATGTTGCGAAGGACGAGTAACGCCTGTAGTTGGGAAGAGTGTTCATGATGACAACATCGATTCACGTGCAGGTTATAAAGAAAGGTATTCTTATTCGGATATGGAAGAACTCATTGCTGTTAAGGAGGGGCGCCATGttgtggatgaagatgttaCAATGGAGAACCAATAAGGGCGTAATGGATTATGGCCCCGTTTACGGCGTGCGAGATATGAGAGAAGGCGCTTGTAGGGCGGTCGATAAtcgtctttcctcatctcatGATTCTATGATTGAATTCCGCTTTATACATATACGCGGATTCTGACCTGGTATGCGTGGTCTGTATATTTAGTTAAGAGTATATATGAGTTGCATTTCGTTGGTGGTGGGTCAAGTTAATTTGAGTTTGACATTCTTACTCGTAACTTTCAGAGTAAAGAACATCGCTTCCACGAGTGCCGATTGCGAAGTATCATCCAGTGGAATGTCACGTACTAATAATACCTTCATATGCATGAACAATAATGGTCGTTTGAAAATGGTCGAAAATGGCCAAAATCACCATGACCTACGCCGTACTACCGGTAGTCCAGCGATACGTTACTCGTACAGTGATTTGCTCTGTCTCGGACCTTCGGCCCCTGTCGGAGACTGGCCAATGTCCGTCAAAGGAGCTTGTTTCCCCGACGAACAAACGAGGAGGGAGACGGATTCGTTCGAGCGTCGTTGATCCACTATTAATCATTGGCATTCTCTTGATAACAGCAGCTCCCCCGGGGATGCTTCCGTAAGCTGCTAAACGCCTGGCGAAATTATCacccccccccctcctcgcccCCGCCTTCAGCACTACGTACCGCACATCATGCCACCCAGACTCTCCACCCCTGTTTCcacatcctcgtcttcgtccGACGAACCAGTTTACCTGGATCGCCCCCTTTCATTTGCCCCCGCTCCCTTTCGAAAGCGAGATGCCTCATTTCCCAAAGTGATGAATCCTTCCAATCACGAATCAACAAGTATGACTCTCGTCATCagcgatgacgatgatgatgatgagccaGAATTCGTCGGCCCAGTTTTGGGAGGTCTGGCTGAAAAGTATCGTTTCAAAGAGGTACCAAATTCGGTGGCGGCAGGAAAATTGTCTCGGCCCACAAAAGAGGTGTCACCCCCCTCATCTAAGAGCAGTGCAAAAAGAAAGCCAGACGTATC
It contains:
- a CDS encoding histone demethylase JARID1, which gives rise to MLPSSQQTTVAGPLPATPDQLSLRRRHPSSKQGTPRNLDSPSRCKPSPSEPARRGKPTFFSSMHFSQALPQPIPSMIPDEPRSELQRSQRRSKVEALTKIDRTGTPIQSAAGPAATSFVPHTIQKSTSSPSAPHYLRNPLHRPKVFNQPFSIDSVRTKAPRHPHPRTEPRLFGLEDCPTFYPTPEQFKDPMAYIDSIAQQGKKYGMCKVVPPEGWHMPFRLETETFRFKARLQRLNQLEAASRAKLNFLEQLSMYHMQQGDSKIHIPLIDRQPLDLWKLRREVNRSGGNLELDRTKGWSKITETLGHKPSWTPHVRAAYMNIVLPFDNWAVRAKSASVSPLARLNPRTSGSPSKPPPPFVNDNFSASPVKQGRGISRRDITPYHPTLKIRSNGMPFVSPPDNGRPLSKRASVNCGSALADAIEIDQPSSLSTAPSATPNTPTTLRINVPGFSDLEGSDSELSDEDSALSSPSIRKALSEAEYQKGEVCEICKAEHDADKILLCDGCDRGFHIYCLDPPLASVPTNEEWYCTSCLLSQGEDFGFEEGDEHSVASFQARDAAFSYAWWNRHVQHNSSWTSINEAQPTDNGDSERIKPRQLGKVTVSEDDVEREFWRLTESSLDTVDVEYGADIHSTSHGSAGPTLETHPLDPYSRDPWNLNNISILPDSLLRYIKSDISGMTVPWIYIGMMFSTFCWHNEDHYTYSINYMYWGETKTWYGIPGSDAEKFETAIKSEAPDLFEQQPGLLFQLITMMNPGRLSDAGVKVVACDQRPNEFVITFPKAYHCGFNHGINMNEAVNFALPDWLPDGKDSVRRYREHNKAPVFSHNELLITITLFSETIRTALWLKNALIEMVEEESARRGALRAKHPKLVEDLIEEDCPEEQYQCAVCKAFCYLAQVTCSCTSQVSCLSHADQLCTCGKPRKVLRMRYSEAQLEDIRDVVVHRAALPEQWRLRFLSLMGSPRPQLKSLRILVSEGERIAHPIPDLGPLKRFVDVATSLIQHIMAVTARKSGGRRKKASRGDGNRKGKRTRAERDDGEDDGIDRGPDVLTSLLKQADRLAFDAPELPQLRQLMLTIEDFRTEASSLLVTPEDQLDRQRCKNALILGQSFGLNFPELPPLERLVQRQEWFRQLEEEVDDANMEYDDVVALLEESLECQIPQDHVMVKELRVREGKGKQWLESVEKLLASSQITIDDISALIEARQHVPVSIDILRKLESLRKSAVSWQTSARNVFATNRSSVAAFRLCKSIAAASKPLSNVVIPEIRELQAELEHHALWREEASKVLGVPVASLVSTIDYIRSEFENSLAPDDDAHNNQRVCFCRSSPTDNMIMCKICQHSYHPRCVDVSLRHVPEEFKCAMCQRLPNDDGPSLDAFIGLISTQRWNFLISPSEFEPAQYIASAAIRYAPQAFRLADPLNLSPPCRDLELLRHTIRKIYTLPLVFDAHNSQTNERCVFVNWLFRRMQDAVRMETKEIPMLAVGLQSKIGRRPSVALAAEQFTLVNSENGTPSRRARPRRRARIILAESHPHEFHCLCGMPSADENTSAQIECPKCGQGYHAGCVKVTEELAGKSIWACPCCTVRDGRHYQKGAEVRVQLSSHRGTDQFLDYRTIINDFAERLIVVTKPISAGAITLECIDFVPAHIPNDVKTVEERENSLNRIKKRKFGGVNGVFRNEQATNNLVAHGLNTVATKGFMGPPSTILNPKQTTSSGISDSSVAMSALSDIQTKSSAVPRTIYTAAESDANTSVPWLTPTIQNRSTFDLRSDFGLESCSSSTPVAVGASTTSVVRQNGGTPSAATICCEGRVTPVVGKSVHDDNIDSRAGYKERYSYSDMEELIAVKEGRHVVDEDVTMENQ